The genomic region GCCCGCGGGATCGCGCAACGGCACCGCGATGCCGCAGATCGCCGGATCGAGCTCGCCATCGACCCAGGCATAGCCGTCGCTTTCGACCCGCGCGAGCAACTCGCCAAGACGCTCCGGATCGGTGACCGTGCGCGGCGTGACCTGCCTGAAGCCCCCGGTCGCGAGATAAGCCTCGCGGGTGCCAGGCGGCAGCGCGGCGAGCATGACCCGGCCGAGCGACACCAGATGCGCGGGCAGCCGGCTGCCGACGCCGAGATTGGCCGAGAGGATCCGCCGCGCCGGCAGGCGCAGCGCATAGACGATCTCGTCCTCGTCGAGCACCGCCATCGCGCAGGACTCGCCGATCTCGTTGCGCAGGTTTTCCAGCGCGCGCTGCGCATGACCCCAGTATGGCAGCGCGTTGAGATAGGACAGGCCGAGCCCGAGCGCGCGCGGCCGCAGGCTGAAATAGCGTCCATCGGAGGCGCAATATTTCAGCGCCACCAGGGTCGCGAGGATACGCCGCGCGGTGGCGCGGTTGAGGCCGGCAGTGTCCGCGGCCTCCGCCAGCGTGTGCCGCCCCGGCGGCTTGCCGAGCGCCTCGATGATCGAGAAGCCGCGCGCAATCGCGCGCACGAAGCCGTCACTCTCTTTGCTCATGGCGGGCGCCTGGCTGATTCCGTCATCGCGCTCACGACATCGCAGCCCGCATGGCTGCCTGCACATGACGCGGCTCTGCGCGCTTGTCAGGGGCTCCCGACCGCGCTAGCGTGAATTCATACAGCGAATGAATTGTTCGCCTGGCGAACTCAATAGCAGGAGGATGCACGATGGCGCAAGCGGAAAGTTCTGCGGCCACCCCGTTCGAAACCGATTTCTGGAAAGACGCGAAGCTGCGCAAGGTATGGGACGACATCGTCCCCGGCGAGCCGCGCAAGACGCTGCCCTACAAGCTCACCCAGGAAGCGATCGCGCTGTACTGCCGCGCAGTCGGCGAGACCAATCCGATCTATCTGGACGAAGCCGCCGCGAAGGACGGGCCCTATGGCGGGCTGATCGCGCCGCCCGCGATCCATATCCTCTTGATGTTCGCCTGCACGCCGGCCGACGACTGGATGCGCTCGCCGGGCACGGTCAATGCCGGGCAGTCGTGGAGCTACAACATCCCGGCCCGCCCCGGCGACACCATCACCCTGCAGGCCCGCGCGCTCGACAAATTCATCAAGCGCGAGCGGCTGTTCGTGGTGCACGACAACGTCTTCTTCAACCAGCATGGCGACGTGATCTGCTCGGGTCGCGGCCAGACCATCCGTCCGATGTAAGGAGGATCACCATGACCACGGCGAATTTCGAATCTCTCAAGGCCGGCGACACCATCGACGGGCCGACATTCGCGGTTTCGCGCGAATCGATCCGCCTGTTCTGCGATGCGTCGCTCGACTACAACCCGCTGCATCTCGACGACAACTACATGAAGGGCGATTTCGGCAAGACCAATTTCGGCGGCATCATCATGCACGGCATGAACAATTTCGGCCTGATCTCGCGCATGCTGACCGACTGGGCGCTTCCCGCGGGCGCGATCCATCGCAGGCTCGAGACGCGCTGGCTGAAGCCGGTGAAGCCCGGCGACACCATCCGCCCGGCCGGTACCATCAAGGCCAAGCAAACGACCGCGAAGTCGCGCTGGGTGCTGGTCGACGTCGCCGTACAGAACCAGCGCGGCGAGACGGTCGCGGCCGGCGAAGCGATGCTGGAGTTTCCGCCGAACGCGAAGGCGGGCTAAGGCGGGCTGGCGGGACGCAACTCGGGGGCTCCCACTTCGCCTCTCCCCGCGTGCGGGGAGAGGCCGGAACGCATCGTCAAATGCGCTCCGGGTGAGGGGGAGTCTCCGCGGGCTCAGCTACCACCGCGTTGTGCGGAGATAGCCCCTCACCCCACCCCTCTGAGAGCGAGCTTCGCTCGTCTCGACCCCGTAAGAACGGGGCGAGGGAGCGTGGCTCTCGCGCGGCGCCATTCGACCTAACAATCAAAACAAAGTTACACTTGGAGGTTTCGATGCAGGATGCGGCTCATTCGCAGCTCTATGGACGGATCGCCTGGCGCCTGATCCCGTTCCTGCTGGCGTGCTACACGGTGGCGATCATCGATCGCTTTAACATCGGCTTTGCCAAGCTCCAGTTCCTGCACGACCTCAAGATCGACGACGCCGTGTTCGGGCTTGCCGCCGGCATCTTCTCGGTC from Bradyrhizobium elkanii USDA 76 harbors:
- a CDS encoding IclR family transcriptional regulator domain-containing protein, with product MSKESDGFVRAIARGFSIIEALGKPPGRHTLAEAADTAGLNRATARRILATLVALKYCASDGRYFSLRPRALGLGLSYLNALPYWGHAQRALENLRNEIGESCAMAVLDEDEIVYALRLPARRILSANLGVGSRLPAHLVSLGRVMLAALPPGTREAYLATGGFRQVTPRTVTDPERLGELLARVESDGYAWVDGELDPAICGIAVPLRDPAGAVVAALSVNTISGTVSEAGARKKFLLPLRRTAQEIRSQMLTSG
- a CDS encoding MaoC family dehydratase, translating into MTTANFESLKAGDTIDGPTFAVSRESIRLFCDASLDYNPLHLDDNYMKGDFGKTNFGGIIMHGMNNFGLISRMLTDWALPAGAIHRRLETRWLKPVKPGDTIRPAGTIKAKQTTAKSRWVLVDVAVQNQRGETVAAGEAMLEFPPNAKAG
- a CDS encoding MaoC family dehydratase, which codes for MAQAESSAATPFETDFWKDAKLRKVWDDIVPGEPRKTLPYKLTQEAIALYCRAVGETNPIYLDEAAAKDGPYGGLIAPPAIHILLMFACTPADDWMRSPGTVNAGQSWSYNIPARPGDTITLQARALDKFIKRERLFVVHDNVFFNQHGDVICSGRGQTIRPM